A part of Geoanaerobacter pelophilus genomic DNA contains:
- a CDS encoding efflux RND transporter permease subunit, producing the protein MILSDLSIKRPIFATVMMLALVTLGIFSYKRLAVEMFPNVEFPLISVVTTFPGASPETVEREISKRIEESVNQIAGVKHVFSTSREGVSTVMVQFQLEQKVNDCAQEVRAKIGSIRGNLPQGIEEPIIQKLDFNAAPVAALAVQSDTLSARELTTLVDKKIKKRFESVAGVGKVEMVGGQKREITVDLDPVKLDSLGLGVNDVVSGIRSENTNTPLGRLTRGTAEYPMRIDGKPDNAGDYRLMPVAQRGGRPITLGEIAQVNDGVEEKRKLALVNGRPAIGLDIYKQSGGNEVELVDTVKNVMQKVQKELPPGVSLSMVRDGTIMTRDSLADVEETLLIGGILTILIVFCFINSWRSTVITGVTLPISVISAFIIMNAMGMTLNVMTLMALSLAIGMLIDDAIVVRENIVRHLEMGKDHMEASRFGTAEIGLAVFATSMSIIAVFIPVAFMKGIVGRFFYQFGISVAFAVLVSLFVSFTLDPMLSSRWSDPSIHLHGKRKGLARWLELFNDWFDLTSDKYRGAIGWALDHRKTVMLAAMAAFVGGIVIFGTLESSFMAPEDKGEFQVAFKTAPDASMAETEGRLQAILAGIKDIPEIDHTYATIGAGDSGTVRDGLVYLKLKERKERKRNQFELQRVVRERFQRIAGITLSIEEVGQIGGAQKPLNVNLKGDDLQVLKQLGQRLKEELYKVPGIVDLAVTLEHDIPEYRLRVDREKALSAGVTTNDIVGTLSRLVGGEAISTYEDEDGDAVDVRVRLPEALRRNPGQVADLKVSLPDSGGATKLVPLASLVTTRVATSPTEINRRDLARQVTVSANLDKLPIGTAVKHVEAAAKRINMPPGYSVNLSGEAEDMAESFGYMGESLLLAVIFVFLILAAQFESFFEPFAIMLSLPLSIVGMAGMLKITGDTVNIMSLIGLIMLMGLVTKNAILLVDYAKVLQKRDGMARRDAVIMAGRTRLRPIVMTTLAMIFGMMPLFFGIGAGGEGRAPMARAVVGGLLTSTLLTLLVVPVMYTYMDDLGGWLKRKWRGEHANR; encoded by the coding sequence ATGATTCTCTCCGACCTCTCCATAAAGCGTCCCATATTTGCCACGGTCATGATGCTGGCGCTCGTAACCCTGGGAATCTTCTCCTACAAGCGACTGGCAGTGGAGATGTTCCCCAATGTCGAGTTTCCGCTGATCTCGGTGGTAACAACCTTTCCCGGCGCTTCGCCGGAGACGGTGGAGCGGGAGATCTCCAAGCGGATCGAGGAATCGGTCAACCAGATCGCCGGGGTCAAGCATGTCTTTTCCACCTCCCGCGAAGGGGTTTCGACTGTCATGGTCCAGTTCCAGCTGGAGCAGAAGGTCAACGACTGTGCCCAGGAGGTGAGGGCCAAGATCGGCTCCATCCGTGGCAATCTGCCGCAGGGGATCGAGGAACCGATCATCCAGAAGCTGGATTTCAATGCCGCGCCGGTGGCGGCGCTTGCCGTGCAGTCCGACACGCTCTCTGCCCGGGAGCTGACAACGCTGGTGGACAAGAAGATCAAGAAACGGTTCGAGAGTGTTGCCGGGGTCGGCAAGGTAGAGATGGTTGGCGGGCAGAAGCGGGAGATCACCGTTGACCTCGATCCGGTAAAGCTTGACTCGCTCGGCCTTGGGGTCAATGACGTGGTGAGTGGTATTCGCTCAGAAAACACCAATACCCCGCTGGGGCGGCTGACCAGGGGAACCGCAGAATACCCGATGCGGATCGACGGTAAGCCGGACAATGCTGGTGATTACCGGTTGATGCCGGTTGCTCAGCGGGGTGGGCGCCCCATTACGCTGGGCGAGATCGCTCAGGTAAACGACGGGGTCGAAGAAAAGCGGAAGCTGGCCCTGGTGAATGGCCGTCCGGCAATTGGTCTGGATATCTACAAACAATCCGGCGGCAATGAGGTCGAGCTGGTCGATACCGTGAAAAATGTGATGCAGAAGGTGCAGAAGGAACTGCCGCCAGGGGTATCGCTGTCCATGGTTCGTGACGGCACTATCATGACCCGCGATTCGCTGGCCGACGTGGAGGAAACCCTGCTTATCGGCGGCATTCTCACCATCCTGATTGTCTTCTGCTTCATCAACTCCTGGCGTTCCACGGTGATTACCGGCGTGACTCTGCCGATCTCGGTAATCTCGGCCTTCATCATCATGAACGCTATGGGGATGACCCTTAATGTCATGACTTTAATGGCCCTGTCGCTGGCGATCGGCATGCTGATTGACGATGCCATCGTGGTGCGGGAGAACATCGTTCGCCACCTGGAGATGGGTAAGGATCACATGGAGGCGTCGCGCTTCGGTACTGCCGAGATTGGACTGGCGGTGTTCGCCACTTCGATGTCGATTATCGCGGTCTTCATCCCGGTGGCGTTCATGAAAGGGATCGTCGGCAGGTTCTTTTACCAGTTCGGCATCAGCGTGGCCTTTGCGGTGCTGGTCTCGCTCTTTGTCTCCTTCACCCTTGACCCGATGCTCTCCTCGCGCTGGAGCGATCCCTCCATTCACCTGCACGGCAAGCGGAAGGGGCTGGCGCGCTGGCTTGAGCTGTTCAACGACTGGTTTGATCTGACCTCCGACAAGTACCGTGGCGCCATCGGCTGGGCGCTCGATCATCGCAAGACGGTAATGCTTGCCGCTATGGCTGCCTTTGTCGGCGGGATCGTCATTTTCGGCACCCTGGAGTCATCGTTCATGGCTCCGGAGGACAAGGGGGAGTTTCAGGTTGCCTTCAAAACGGCGCCGGATGCGTCCATGGCTGAGACCGAAGGTCGGTTGCAGGCGATTCTGGCTGGCATCAAAGATATCCCGGAGATTGACCACACCTACGCCACCATCGGCGCCGGCGACAGCGGCACGGTGCGGGACGGCCTTGTTTATCTGAAACTGAAGGAGCGTAAGGAGCGCAAAAGGAACCAGTTCGAACTGCAGCGGGTGGTGCGGGAGCGGTTCCAGCGGATAGCCGGTATTACCCTTTCCATCGAGGAAGTCGGGCAGATCGGCGGCGCCCAGAAGCCCCTCAATGTCAACCTCAAGGGTGATGATCTCCAGGTCTTGAAACAACTGGGGCAGCGGCTTAAGGAGGAGCTCTACAAGGTGCCGGGGATTGTCGATCTGGCTGTGACCCTGGAGCACGACATCCCCGAATACCGGTTGCGGGTGGATCGGGAAAAGGCGCTTTCTGCCGGGGTTACTACCAACGATATCGTCGGCACACTCAGCCGCCTGGTCGGGGGCGAAGCGATCAGTACCTACGAGGACGAGGACGGCGACGCAGTTGATGTCAGGGTCAGGCTGCCGGAAGCGTTGCGCAGGAACCCCGGTCAGGTAGCGGACCTCAAGGTTTCGCTTCCCGATAGCGGCGGTGCGACCAAGCTTGTCCCCCTGGCAAGCCTGGTAACGACCCGCGTTGCAACCTCTCCGACAGAGATCAACCGGCGTGACCTTGCCCGCCAGGTTACGGTATCGGCCAATCTCGACAAGCTGCCGATCGGCACGGCAGTCAAGCATGTCGAAGCCGCTGCCAAGCGGATCAACATGCCTCCCGGCTATTCGGTAAACCTCTCCGGCGAGGCTGAGGACATGGCTGAATCGTTCGGCTACATGGGGGAGTCGCTGCTGCTGGCGGTGATCTTTGTCTTCCTTATTCTGGCGGCCCAGTTCGAGTCGTTTTTCGAGCCGTTTGCCATCATGTTGTCGCTGCCGCTCTCCATTGTCGGCATGGCCGGGATGCTTAAGATTACCGGCGATACCGTCAACATCATGTCACTGATCGGCCTGATCATGCTCATGGGGCTGGTGACCAAGAACGCAATCCTGCTGGTGGATTACGCCAAGGTGCTGCAAAAGCGGGACGGCATGGCGCGCCGCGATGCCGTCATTATGGCCGGGCGCACCAGGTTACGACCGATCGTCATGACCACGCTGGCCATGATCTTCGGCATGATGCCGCTCTTCTTCGGCATTGGTGCCGGAGGGGAAGGTCGGGCCCCGATGGCGCGCGCCGTTGTCGGCGGCCTGTTGACCTCGACGCTGCTGACCCTGCTGGTGGTGCCGGTGATGTACACCTACATGGATGATCTTGGCGGCTGGCTGAAGCGGAAGTGGCGGGGAGAGCATGCCAACCGTTGA
- the pabB gene encoding aminodeoxychorismate synthase component I, with amino-acid sequence MPTVEPLVMLDSTGDGEYPASYRFAGHAGTFVATLPAEVQPLLAELEAATQQGLHAVGFLAYEAASAINPVLPAVPPVPGLPLAWFALFRERHQVPAASGAQEGIAPKLQPGLGASDYANAVADIRRLIAAGDCYQINYTFPLSGVADCDPVAFYRHLLAAQRPSFGAFLDTGRFAVLSASPELFFARRGAKIVTRPMKGTAPRGRFPAEDREQIERLCHSQKEQAENLMIVDLLRNDLGMIAETGSVEVRELFACESYPTLHQLTSTVTARLRDDVGLSELLAALFPCGSVTGAPKRRAMEHIASLEGGARGVYCGAIGHLGPGGEATFSVAIRTLLLDRQTDTATMGVGSGITWDAEPLAEYAECLTKGKFLTSAPAPGLIESLRLENGCYHRLERHLARMAWSAGRLGHPFMAATARDLLLAHAAVVSGTRKVRLLLSSHGELSVASQQLEDNDSRPLRLAIAEEAVDPADPLLYLKTDRRERFERARQQRPDVDELLFCNLRGELTEGTYHSLVLRFGDRLVTPPLSAGLLPGTLREELLEQGKISEQTIIVEDLHAADDIWLINSVRGWRRAIIA; translated from the coding sequence ATGCCAACCGTTGAACCCCTGGTAATGCTTGACAGCACAGGGGATGGTGAATATCCGGCGTCATACCGTTTTGCCGGTCATGCCGGAACCTTTGTCGCCACTCTTCCTGCTGAGGTTCAGCCGCTGTTGGCCGAGTTGGAGGCCGCTACCCAACAGGGGCTGCATGCCGTAGGTTTTTTGGCTTATGAAGCTGCGTCGGCCATCAACCCGGTATTGCCCGCTGTGCCGCCAGTACCGGGATTGCCGCTGGCCTGGTTTGCCCTGTTTCGGGAGCGCCACCAAGTGCCGGCAGCGAGCGGAGCTCAGGAGGGCATTGCCCCTAAACTGCAGCCCGGTCTGGGGGCGTCGGATTACGCAAACGCAGTGGCGGACATCCGTCGGCTTATTGCTGCGGGAGACTGCTATCAGATTAACTATACCTTTCCGTTATCCGGTGTAGCGGATTGCGATCCTGTTGCGTTTTACCGGCACCTGCTGGCAGCACAGCGCCCATCGTTCGGGGCTTTTCTCGACACTGGCCGCTTTGCCGTTCTGTCGGCATCGCCGGAACTTTTTTTTGCCAGGCGCGGCGCCAAGATCGTTACTCGGCCGATGAAAGGGACTGCGCCGCGTGGTCGCTTCCCGGCAGAAGACCGGGAGCAGATCGAGCGCCTCTGCCATAGCCAGAAAGAGCAGGCGGAAAACCTGATGATCGTTGACCTGCTGCGCAACGATCTGGGCATGATTGCGGAAACCGGGTCGGTTGAGGTTCGGGAGCTTTTTGCCTGCGAGAGCTATCCAACCCTGCATCAGCTGACCTCGACAGTCACGGCGCGCTTACGTGACGATGTCGGCCTGTCAGAGCTGCTGGCGGCTCTGTTCCCGTGCGGTTCGGTCACCGGTGCGCCAAAGCGGCGGGCCATGGAGCATATTGCTTCATTAGAGGGGGGTGCCCGCGGCGTTTATTGTGGCGCTATCGGTCACCTGGGGCCGGGAGGGGAAGCAACCTTTAGCGTGGCGATCAGGACTCTCCTGCTTGACCGGCAAACCGACACCGCAACCATGGGTGTGGGGAGCGGCATCACCTGGGATGCCGAGCCACTGGCGGAATACGCCGAGTGCCTTACAAAGGGGAAATTTCTGACCAGCGCGCCTGCTCCCGGCTTGATCGAATCGCTACGCCTGGAAAACGGTTGCTATCACCGCTTGGAGCGCCATTTGGCCCGCATGGCCTGGAGTGCCGGTCGGCTTGGGCATCCCTTTATGGCAGCTACTGCCCGAGATCTGCTGTTGGCCCATGCAGCCGTGGTTAGCGGTACCCGTAAAGTTCGGCTCTTGCTGTCATCCCATGGTGAGCTTTCCGTAGCATCCCAGCAGCTGGAGGACAATGACAGCCGGCCATTGCGGCTCGCCATTGCCGAAGAAGCGGTAGATCCTGCTGATCCGTTGCTCTACTTGAAAACCGACCGCCGCGAACGCTTTGAACGGGCACGACAGCAGCGGCCTGATGTGGATGAGCTGCTGTTCTGTAACTTGCGGGGGGAATTAACCGAAGGAACCTACCACTCGCTGGTGCTGCGCTTCGGCGATCGCCTGGTCACGCCGCCGCTCTCTGCCGGGTTGCTGCCAGGAACGCTGCGCGAGGAGCTCCTGGAACAGGGAAAGATCAGCGAGCAGACCATTATTGTTGAAGATCTACATGCGGCCGATGATATCTGGTTGATCAACTCGGTTCGCGGCTGGCGGCGGGCAATCATCGCCTGA